Proteins from a genomic interval of Candidatus Cloacimonadota bacterium:
- a CDS encoding TolC family protein: MQINGFKRLFFILILILMAPLWAQKLSLEEALQLALENNPSWQAKLAEAEITHETANVALSSFLPSLKLDGAWIYMDPAQSVQTSFGPVVLNKDMRQFGLTLTQPIFMGGRAWQAYQMAKLGEQLSQIGLESERLSLMTNVNTLFLTLLQAQDLQKIAELDRQSASLNLEIAQIKYDNGLLSNADFLLFKSQLASKEVKILQSATALQLSRLQLKNMLDLDYLPLAQELPEIDNDPILMILDGYGADEVANLSQNALNQSKQTSSALKALEGSLELSRRGMQIAKGSFLPTIMLVGSSNFNENGLDRYKFNNSNQIMLTASLPLLPQLGSVAEHKKAQLTHRKALLETKAATDAILLGTEAAVLNLVGAAKQFRASSVALDYTRQSYLQLQERFRLELISSKDLLDAELMLSAARISHSNAVFDYHKARIALMQVLAFETPQQLDAIIISGANP; this comes from the coding sequence ATGCAAATAAATGGATTTAAACGCCTTTTCTTCATCCTGATTCTGATCCTGATGGCCCCGCTTTGGGCACAGAAACTCAGCCTGGAAGAGGCGCTGCAACTGGCTTTGGAGAACAACCCTTCCTGGCAGGCGAAGCTCGCAGAAGCTGAAATCACCCACGAAACGGCAAACGTGGCACTGAGCAGCTTTTTGCCCTCTCTAAAGCTTGACGGAGCATGGATTTACATGGACCCGGCGCAAAGCGTGCAAACCAGCTTTGGCCCCGTCGTCCTGAATAAGGATATGCGCCAGTTTGGCCTCACGCTCACCCAGCCAATTTTTATGGGTGGCAGAGCTTGGCAGGCATATCAGATGGCAAAACTGGGAGAACAACTGTCCCAAATCGGCCTCGAATCAGAACGTTTGAGCCTGATGACCAATGTCAACACCCTCTTTTTGACCCTGCTCCAGGCGCAGGACCTGCAAAAAATAGCGGAACTGGACAGACAATCCGCCTCTCTGAATCTTGAAATCGCCCAGATAAAGTATGACAACGGCCTGCTTTCAAATGCCGATTTTCTGCTTTTCAAAAGCCAGCTCGCCTCCAAGGAAGTGAAGATTCTCCAATCTGCAACAGCTCTACAGCTTTCCCGTCTTCAGCTTAAAAACATGCTGGACTTGGACTATCTTCCTCTGGCACAGGAGCTTCCTGAAATCGACAACGACCCAATTCTGATGATTTTGGACGGCTATGGAGCCGATGAAGTGGCAAACCTCAGCCAAAACGCGCTGAACCAGAGCAAACAAACCAGCAGCGCGTTGAAAGCCTTGGAAGGCAGTCTGGAGCTTTCCCGCCGCGGCATGCAGATTGCCAAAGGCTCGTTTTTGCCCACCATAATGCTTGTTGGCAGCAGCAATTTCAATGAAAATGGACTCGACCGCTATAAGTTCAATAATTCCAACCAGATAATGCTGACAGCCTCCCTGCCTCTGCTTCCCCAGCTTGGCAGCGTGGCTGAACATAAAAAAGCCCAATTAACCCACCGCAAAGCACTTCTGGAAACCAAAGCCGCCACCGACGCCATCTTGCTGGGCACAGAAGCCGCGGTTTTAAACTTGGTGGGAGCCGCGAAGCAATTCCGGGCAAGTTCTGTCGCTCTGGACTATACCAGACAGAGCTATCTGCAACTGCAGGAACGCTTTCGTCTGGAGCTCATCTCTTCCAAAGACCTGCTGGACGCGGAACTGATGCTTTCCGCAGCGAGGATTTCCCATTCCAACGCGGTGTTTGATTACCACAAGGCTCGCATCGCTCTGATGCAGGTTCTGGCTTTTGAAACCCCACAACAGCTTGATGCAATAATAATTTCGGGAGCAAACCCATGA
- a CDS encoding efflux RND transporter periplasmic adaptor subunit: MKKRYILIILVIALLGLSSCKRGKNSDQKTDDETQPVTVETLSLRPLDDFITVHGKLEGISNVTMSSIASGRVLQLYKKLGDHVNIGERIGKMENEGYQYRLDQARAGLSSAQATFDTAQRNKNYAEESRAKNLISQAEYNNAISAYEGAKASLDGAKAGLEAARSSMDGSYFTAPEAGTITNLYIATGQFVAQGQPVVTITNASSLVLRTGVGESQISKLRRGQKATIIYPGKEPISATVSGFGITPLPGSASYPLEIDLANPSGLLPGMVVTAKILTETHSEMLYSTITNFKAEFGKYYVYVIDKKNVAHKREVTLGKIIGEFAIIESGLKPGDRIVTSGADNLEDGAKVQVRN; this comes from the coding sequence ATGAAAAAAAGATACATTTTAATCATCCTGGTCATCGCATTGCTCGGATTATCCTCCTGCAAACGCGGCAAAAACAGCGACCAAAAAACCGATGATGAAACGCAACCCGTTACGGTGGAAACTCTTAGCCTGAGACCGCTGGACGATTTTATCACCGTTCACGGCAAACTTGAAGGCATCTCCAACGTCACCATGAGCAGCATCGCCTCCGGGCGCGTCCTGCAACTTTATAAAAAACTGGGCGACCACGTGAATATCGGAGAGCGCATCGGCAAAATGGAAAATGAAGGCTATCAATATCGACTGGATCAAGCCAGAGCCGGGCTTTCCTCTGCCCAAGCGACCTTCGACACGGCTCAACGAAACAAAAATTACGCCGAGGAATCGCGCGCCAAAAACCTCATTTCCCAAGCCGAATACAACAACGCCATCAGTGCCTACGAGGGCGCGAAAGCTTCGCTGGACGGCGCGAAAGCGGGTCTGGAAGCAGCTCGCAGCAGCATGGATGGCTCATATTTCACAGCTCCGGAAGCAGGCACCATCACAAACCTTTATATCGCGACGGGACAGTTTGTTGCGCAGGGACAGCCAGTTGTAACCATCACCAACGCCAGCAGCCTCGTCCTCAGAACCGGAGTGGGAGAAAGCCAGATTTCCAAGCTGCGCCGGGGGCAAAAAGCAACCATTATCTACCCCGGCAAGGAACCCATTTCAGCCACCGTATCAGGCTTTGGCATCACACCTTTACCCGGCTCCGCGAGCTATCCTCTCGAAATCGACCTTGCCAACCCCAGCGGACTTTTGCCCGGCATGGTGGTAACCGCCAAAATTCTCACCGAAACCCACTCGGAAATGCTTTATTCCACCATCACAAATTTCAAGGCGGAGTTTGGCAAATACTATGTCTATGTGATTGATAAAAAGAACGTTGCGCACAAACGTGAAGTGACGCTGGGCAAGATAATCGGAGAATTCGCCATCATCGAAAGCGGTTTGAAACCGGGAGACCGCATCGTCACCAGCGGCGCGGACAACCTTGAGGATGGAGCTAAAGTTCAGGTTAGGAACTAA
- a CDS encoding efflux RND transporter permease subunit yields MKIADLSIRYSVLINMLVIAIVIMGVISMVRMPREEFPAVEFGRVIVVVVYPGASPQEMEELVTNKVETGLNNLPKLDSIESITEESSSTVIVSFETGVDSEEAYDLVTREMSKINDLPSEAMDPVIIRLSMRELNPISQLVVSGDFTPLALRELANELRDGILKLPDISKAELIGARDHQIWVDVDQARIDAYGLSLSDVSAVLQGRNLNIPGGTAKYGNTEFLVRALGQFNSMDEIGRMILTSDASGRSIVVNDIATVRDTLSKSQTIAKLNGQEGISVFLYKKGDSNIIKVMERVREYITEFEASHPGAKISVRNDGSIDVKNGIGALSNSALMGILLVFGALLLFLGWRNAAFASTGIPLSLLITFIIVPLFGVTLNNFTIFALIIVVGMVVDNSIVVLENIQRHKEMGLDHRASIVSGVDQIISPVFASTLTTVAAFMPMLLTGGIMGQFLSVFPIVVSVALLASWFQSMVILPTNVYQFGRGISGGEDRTTRMIRPINRFYRKVITRALKHRGWVLGGTLLLLFISILVLFSGAIRFEFFPGSLSQTISLELYTPLGTSLEETNRVVSLVEQKILSLKHKDDIEFVVSNVGSLSSQGIRENKTSNAGLRIDLVPLKKMKSTHEEIKNEIREYLDTLPGLYNYKFSTSQAGPPLGKDVDIRIKGKDLERLVYISDVVKSSLKKIPGVKDIDDSNDPGKMEARIVMNQERLSMYGLSVAQVASAIRLASAGSEVTRFRGNGVDEIPIVVKLDDRYTQDFETLKDLKVRSRTGMLVPIRELADFDIGSSISRITHDNGDRVLSVTASVGEYYEGKTRKKRSTQEVVNILSGSKLRSTQGTLANFEQRFPGYTMEFGGVQKHQNESYSSLGIGFLIALLAIFTILASQFRSYVQPLIVMATIPLAFIGVVIGLLITRLSFSLNTMLSLVALAGVVVNNAILLIDFINQEREQGADRWHAIINSGSARLRPIILTTATTVAGMLPLVFSTDPSSQVWRPLAVTFAFGLSFATLITLFVIPVLYSAVDSFFGLLKMTRFKEHTKFEDAGVE; encoded by the coding sequence ATGAAAATTGCTGACCTTTCAATCAGATACTCCGTTTTGATTAACATGCTGGTGATTGCCATTGTGATTATGGGCGTGATTTCCATGGTTCGCATGCCCCGGGAAGAGTTTCCCGCTGTGGAATTTGGCCGCGTCATCGTTGTGGTGGTCTATCCCGGCGCTTCGCCTCAGGAGATGGAAGAACTTGTTACAAACAAGGTGGAAACAGGCCTCAACAATCTTCCCAAGCTGGACAGCATCGAAAGCATAACCGAAGAAAGCAGCTCCACGGTTATCGTTTCCTTCGAAACAGGTGTGGATTCTGAAGAAGCCTACGACCTGGTGACCCGCGAAATGAGCAAGATAAACGATTTGCCCAGCGAAGCGATGGACCCCGTCATCATCAGGCTCAGCATGCGCGAACTCAACCCCATCTCCCAACTCGTTGTGAGTGGGGATTTTACACCTCTCGCTCTGCGTGAGCTGGCAAATGAGCTGCGCGATGGTATCTTGAAATTGCCGGATATTTCCAAAGCAGAATTGATTGGCGCCCGTGACCACCAAATCTGGGTGGATGTGGACCAAGCCAGGATAGATGCATACGGGTTAAGTCTTTCCGATGTTTCCGCCGTTTTGCAGGGACGCAATCTGAACATTCCCGGCGGCACCGCAAAATATGGCAACACCGAATTTTTGGTGCGCGCTTTGGGGCAATTCAACTCCATGGACGAGATTGGCAGGATGATTTTAACTTCCGACGCATCAGGGCGTTCCATCGTTGTCAACGACATTGCCACCGTGCGCGATACCCTTTCAAAATCCCAAACCATTGCCAAGCTTAACGGCCAGGAAGGCATCAGCGTTTTCTTATATAAAAAAGGCGATAGCAACATCATCAAAGTGATGGAACGGGTTCGGGAATACATCACAGAATTTGAAGCATCCCATCCCGGAGCCAAAATTAGCGTGCGCAATGACGGCTCCATCGACGTCAAAAATGGCATCGGCGCTCTCAGCAACAGCGCTCTGATGGGCATCCTGCTGGTTTTTGGCGCCTTGCTGCTCTTTTTGGGCTGGCGCAATGCCGCATTTGCCTCAACCGGCATCCCTCTTTCCCTGCTGATTACTTTCATAATAGTGCCGCTTTTTGGCGTAACCCTCAATAATTTCACCATCTTCGCTCTCATCATCGTGGTGGGCATGGTGGTGGATAATTCCATCGTGGTGTTGGAAAACATCCAACGGCACAAGGAAATGGGCTTGGATCATCGCGCTTCCATCGTGTCCGGAGTAGACCAAATCATCTCCCCCGTTTTTGCATCCACTTTGACCACAGTGGCGGCTTTTATGCCCATGCTGCTCACAGGCGGCATCATGGGTCAATTTCTATCGGTTTTTCCCATCGTGGTCAGCGTCGCGCTGTTGGCTTCGTGGTTCCAATCCATGGTGATTTTGCCCACAAACGTATATCAGTTCGGACGCGGCATTTCTGGAGGTGAAGACCGTACCACCCGCATGATTCGGCCTATTAACAGATTTTATCGCAAGGTGATAACCCGTGCCCTGAAACACCGCGGCTGGGTTTTGGGCGGAACGCTTTTACTTCTTTTTATTTCTATTCTGGTGTTGTTCAGTGGCGCCATCCGGTTCGAGTTTTTCCCCGGCTCGCTCTCTCAAACCATTAGCCTGGAATTATATACGCCGCTGGGCACATCGCTGGAAGAAACAAACCGCGTGGTGAGCCTCGTGGAACAAAAGATTCTTTCGCTGAAACACAAGGATGATATCGAATTCGTGGTCTCAAACGTTGGTTCCCTCAGCAGCCAGGGCATACGGGAAAACAAAACCTCCAACGCGGGCCTCAGAATCGATCTTGTCCCGCTTAAAAAGATGAAATCCACCCACGAAGAAATCAAAAATGAAATCCGCGAATATCTGGACACGCTCCCCGGGCTATACAATTATAAATTCAGCACTTCCCAAGCCGGTCCGCCCTTGGGCAAGGATGTGGATATCCGCATTAAAGGCAAAGACTTGGAGCGCCTGGTCTATATCAGTGATGTGGTGAAATCCAGCCTGAAAAAGATACCCGGTGTCAAAGATATTGACGACAGCAACGACCCCGGCAAGATGGAAGCCCGCATCGTGATGAACCAGGAAAGGCTCTCCATGTATGGGCTCAGCGTTGCCCAGGTTGCCTCTGCCATCCGCTTGGCAAGCGCGGGCAGTGAAGTAACCCGTTTTCGCGGAAACGGCGTGGACGAAATTCCCATTGTGGTGAAATTGGACGACCGCTATACCCAGGATTTTGAAACCCTGAAAGACCTCAAAGTGAGAAGCCGCACAGGAATGCTGGTTCCCATCCGCGAACTGGCGGATTTTGACATCGGCAGCAGCATCTCCCGCATTACTCACGACAATGGAGACCGCGTTCTTTCCGTAACCGCTTCCGTGGGCGAGTATTACGAAGGCAAAACCCGCAAAAAACGCAGCACTCAGGAAGTGGTGAATATCCTGAGCGGAAGCAAACTCCGCTCCACACAGGGCACGCTGGCAAACTTTGAACAGCGCTTCCCAGGCTACACCATGGAATTCGGCGGTGTTCAAAAACATCAAAACGAATCCTACAGCTCTCTGGGAATCGGTTTCCTGATTGCTTTACTGGCGATTTTCACCATCCTTGCCTCACAGTTCCGCAGCTATGTGCAGCCGCTGATCGTGATGGCAACCATCCCGCTTGCTTTCATCGGCGTGGTGATTGGGCTACTAATCACCCGGCTTTCCTTTTCGCTGAACACTATGCTTTCACTGGTGGCACTGGCTGGTGTGGTGGTAAACAATGCCATTCTGCTGATTGATTTTATCAACCAGGAAAGAGAGCAGGGCGCCGATCGCTGGCACGCAATCATCAACAGCGGTTCAGCCAGGCTGCGTCCCATCATTTTGACCACCGCCACCACCGTGGCTGGAATGCTGCCCCTGGTTTTTTCCACCGATCCTTCCTCTCAGGTGTGGCGTCCTCTGGCTGTGACTTTTGCCTTTGGGCTCAGCTTTGCCACTCTCATCACATTGTTCGTGATACCAGTTCTTTACAGCGCAGTGGATTCCTTTTTCGGCCTCCTGAAAATGACTCGCTTCAAGGAACACACAAAGTTCGAAGATGCCGGTGTGGAATAA
- a CDS encoding DUF4249 family protein, protein MVKKLSFALFLLLFALTACQNTSGPRFEGEVHTLAGLLVAGKPIGLEYPVYVTRSSTIENFNPLELFVWDAEITVRDLDTGLEFELSPALHDFKFKYIDTAENIIQPEHRYRIEVRIPGFDKLISAETTVPPCIHAEPNPWNTNPPGIGWSLDANTQNEIQLSRIDSDFPAIVNTGIHSGTMYMAVETYCLEDFSTELEYTSPLLEDTQPSAEIEAAYNAGRPPRRINMMYRFNSAPLPDLPDNYIVLNNYSVAFFFYGRYRLRLRIVDENYYNYNFMEEGYLHGGVNNALGYFGSASSIDMFTCIVK, encoded by the coding sequence ATGGTGAAAAAGCTTTCCTTCGCGCTTTTCCTGTTGCTTTTTGCCCTCACGGCCTGCCAAAATACCAGCGGACCGCGCTTTGAAGGCGAAGTCCACACTCTTGCCGGCTTGCTCGTGGCAGGCAAACCCATTGGTCTGGAATACCCGGTCTATGTGACCCGCAGTTCCACCATCGAAAACTTTAATCCTTTGGAGCTTTTCGTTTGGGACGCCGAAATCACTGTCCGGGACTTGGATACCGGGCTCGAATTTGAACTCAGCCCCGCTCTTCACGATTTTAAATTCAAATATATCGACACGGCGGAAAACATCATCCAGCCTGAACACCGCTATCGCATCGAAGTCAGAATCCCCGGCTTCGATAAACTCATCAGCGCAGAAACCACAGTCCCACCCTGCATCCATGCCGAACCAAATCCCTGGAACACAAATCCGCCCGGAATCGGCTGGTCCTTGGACGCCAACACCCAAAACGAGATTCAATTAAGCCGCATCGACAGCGATTTTCCCGCCATTGTCAATACCGGCATCCATTCCGGCACCATGTATATGGCGGTGGAAACATACTGTTTGGAAGATTTTAGCACCGAGCTGGAATATACCTCACCACTTTTGGAAGATACGCAACCCTCAGCCGAAATTGAAGCTGCCTACAATGCCGGACGCCCCCCACGCCGCATCAACATGATGTATCGATTCAACTCCGCCCCGTTGCCCGACCTGCCCGACAACTACATTGTTTTAAACAACTATTCCGTTGCCTTCTTTTTCTATGGCCGCTATCGTCTCCGTCTCAGAATCGTGGACGAAAATTATTACAACTATAACTTCATGGAGGAAGGCTATTTACACGGCGGTGTGAACAACGCCCTGGGCTATTTCGGTTCCGCCAGTTCCATAGATATGTTCACCTGTATCGTGAAGTAG